In the genome of Anaerolineaceae bacterium oral taxon 439, the window GCGCTTTCCCGGTCGCTTCAAAGATCATATCCTTCCGGAGCATCTGGCAAATGTCAGTCTGTCGTTTCTCGTGGACGACATGACCAAGCTTCGCGGCGGCATCGCCCCGAATATCAGTTACTCGTTTGCGCTCCTGGGCCAGAAGCCAATCCTGTTCGCCGCGGTCGGCGAAGACTTCGCCGACTATCGGCAATGGCTGACAGAGCATGGCGTCGACTGCGCGTTCGCTCGCGTTATTCCGGGAAAATACACCGCCAGCTTCTTCGCCAATACCGACCTCTCGAACGCCCAGATCGCGTCGTTCTACTCTGGCGCGATGGCCAATTCCGGGGATATCAAGCTTTCGGAGCTGGATCCGGCGGACGTCGAGCTGTTTATTATTTCCCCGTCCGACCCTGTCGCCATGATAGGCTACGCGAAACAGGCTAAGGAGCTGGGAATCCCTTACGCTTTCGACCCATCGCAGCAAATCATCCGCATGAATAAAGAGCAGCTGCGCGAAGGAATTGTCGGCGCGAAATTCCTTTTCTGCAACGAGTATGAGTTTGAACTGCTCAAAAAGCATAGCGAATGGAGCGAGGCAGAAATCCTGAGCCAGACCGAAATTACGGTGATTACGCTCGGGGAAGAAGGATCGCGGATTATCGCGAACGGAACCGAGTTCCTCGCGCCGATTTACCCTGCGAAGAGGATCGCTGATCCGACCGGGGTCGGGGACGCCTACCGCTCCGGATTCCTGACCGGCTACTATAAGGGGTTCCCGCTCGAAATCTGCGGAAAGATGGGCGCGCTCGTCTCGACCTATGTCCTGGAGCAGGTCGGCACGCAGACGCATTCGTTCACAATCGATGAATTCAAGACGCGTTTCCGGGAGCGCTGGGACGATCAGGGCGCGCTGGACGCGCTGTAAGAAGTTAAGTTAAAGCGGCCCCCGTTCGTAGGGGCCGCTTTTCTGTATGGCATGTTGACGGCGCATGAGGGCAGGTAGTACACCGCCACTACATCACATCCGGCGTCTCGATCCCCAGCACGGCCAGACTGTTGACAATCGCCTGACGCGCGGCGGCGGTTAACCGCAGTCGAAAATCGCGCACGGATCCCTTCGCCTTCATAACCGGACAAACACGATAAAACTCGTTAAACGTTTTCGCCAGATCAAACGCCAGCGACGCGACGTACAGCGGCTTCATTTCATTCGCCGAACGCAGAATCTCTTTCGGCAGCCGCGTCATCAGGTCGATCAGCTCGATTTCAACCTCGCTCAAATCGTACGTCAGCGGCGCGCTTTCAGGAAACGGCGCTTCCGTCCGCTTCAGAATACTATTCGCGCGCACGGCGGCATATTGGATATACGGCGCGGCCTGACCGTTAAAGTCAAGCGCGGAAGCCCAGTCAAACGTGACGATCTTCGTATTATCACGGGAGACCATCGAGTATTTCAGCGCTCCCAGCGCGACCAGCTCCGCAACACGAACCTTTTCCGCTTCGCTCAGCGCATCATTCTTCTCCCGGACAATTTCCAGCGCCCGCGCTTTCGCCTCAGCCAGAAGATCGTTCAGGAAAACGACCGTCCCGTCCCGGGACGACATCGTCACGTTTCCGGGCAGATTGACGATTTCATATGATAAATGATAGCAGTCCTTCGTCCACGAATACCCCATCAGCTCAAGCGTCTTGAAAACCTGCGTCAGGTAGAGCGATTGGCGGACGTCGATAACGTAGACCGACCGATCGAGCTTGAACTCAGCGAATTTCTGAATCGCCAGCGCCAGATCCTTCGTCGCGTAAAGCGACGTCCCGTCCGAACGTAAAACGACTAAAACGCGATACTTGTCCTTCGTCCCATATTTTTCATCCAGCTTGACGACGACCGCGTTTTCCGGGCGTTCGTCGTCCGCGATTCCCCGTTCGATCAGCTCGTCGACCACAACCTTCCCGGAATCTTCAACGTCGCTTTCAAAATAATAATGATCAAAACCAACGCCCAATGTCTTGAAGATTTCCTCAAAGCCGTCGACGCTCCATTGCCGCGTTTCTTTCCAAAGCGCGACAATCTCCGGATCGCGCCGGTCCCAGCGGGCGAAAAGCTCGCGAATCTCGCCGTCCGCGCCGGGTTCGCTTTCGGCGCGCTGCGACGCTTCCGTATATAAATCGCCCATCCAGCGGGTAATATCGCCCGTCGGCTTTTCCCCGGCATGATATTTCAGATAACACCACATCCATTTGATCACATGCAGCCCGATATCGCCTAAATATGTCGTACGAACAACGTCGTCGCCCCCGGCGTCGATCAGGTTACAGACAACGTTACCCAAAATGACGTTGCGCAGATGCCCGACGTGGAAAGATTTATGCGTATTCGGCTGCGCGAATTCAACCATCGTCCGCCGTCCACGCCTCGGCGCCCGTCCGAAGGCGGCGCCCTCTTCAAGAACAATATCAATAACGCGGCGCGCATACGCTTTCGAAGAAAAATACACGTTCAGATAACCCTTTATCGCCTCCGCGCGTTCGAATCCGATCGGAAGACTCAGCTCCGAAGCGACCTGCGCCGCGATTTCCTGCGCTTTCTGACCGATATTCGTTTTCTCGCCCCGCGCCTTCGCCGCGACCGCGACCGGCTGGAAGAATGAAGTCGACAAGCCCCAATTCCCACTGAACGGAATCCAGGACCATTGAATCGCCCCAAGCGGAACGCCCGCCTTGGCGCTCAGGATCTGAACCTGATTTGCTAATTCCTGCTGTTCTTTCTCAAACATGTTTTGTCTACCTGATCTCCCCGGTATCCCGGCTGAATTTCGCTTCTCATAATTATCAACAAAAAAGGGCTGATCCGTTCGAATGAACACAGCCCTCTTTCAGCGAACACAATCAACCCGAACCATGATCGGGTTGAATCGGAACTTTACGCCTTAGCGGCCAACTTTTTAACCAGCCGGCTCTTCTTCCGAGCAGCGTTGTTCTTATGCAGAACGCCCTTCTGAACGGCTCGATCCAACGCACGAACGGCGTTGAAAACCAGCGCTTCAGCGTCTTCGCTCGACTGCGCCACGGCAACGCGGGCCTTCGCCAACGCCGAACGCATCGGACCGCGAACCAGACGGTTGCGCAATCGGCGGGCTTCATTTTGCTTATTTCGCTTCTTCTGTGACTTAATATTAGCCATTGTACTGCCTACTCTCCCAAGTTTCTGGAACGTTGCGCCTGCCGCCGGCCGAGCCTTTCTATGACTTTTTTCTGGCTGCGGAAACGCCTTGAGGGTTGCCCGGAACTCTAGAACGGCAATAATTATCGCTGAGATGAATCAAAATGTCAACGGCATTCACGCCAAGCTTATGACTGATGTTCAGCCCCATTTGCGAGAAAAGCTGCTCTACTCCCACTCTTCTTATCCGTTTGTTCGACAGGGGCAAAACCTTTCAAAACAGGCGTTTGCCAGCAATTCACTTCCGTTCTGTCAGTAATAATCCGTATGGTTTTTCGATTTTTTCTCCCATTCCACTTCCAATTCCAGAAAGAAAAAGTCCTCTTATAGTAAAAACTTTATGATTCTGCAGACAGTTTCAACAGATGTAATAATAGCCAATATCATAGCACAGAAATCTCGCTCGGAATATTTATGTAAGTAAAATCCCGCCTTCATACTTTTATTCTTGGTGTAATTTTTTCAGCGATTCTGGCATAAACATCAATATCAATAGCGTCTTTAATTTCAAAGGAAACCATCAGTGCGTATGGCGTAATATCAAGACATTTTTCATCCGCATCACCACGACAGCTAACTTTGATTTGAATTGATTTTTCCTCATCCCAAATTACCGCTTCATCATTCTCATAAATTTCATGTTGCACAGTGCCTCGATTGGTTGCCTGCCAGTCGATATCAACTCTCGAATCTAGTAAATTTTTAATCCCATTTTCAATAGTAAACCAAAGATTAGTAGCACGATATTTTTGTCGTGTAGAAACCGTAGGAGGAAAATAAACTAAAGTCGCTGTTAAACGACGACAATTTTTTGTGCTGAAGTCAAATGGTAATGGCAAGTCATAAAGGAGTGCCTCTTCTATTTTCAAATCACCATAACCAATAAGAGTGATACGATTTTTAGTACATTCTATGGCTCGATTAATATCCGGCTTCCCATATCCAAGGTAGCGGTGTAGTTTGTTAGATATATCCCGCCTTGTCTTTAATTCAAGTGAAATTGCTAATATATTCGCTAAAAAACCCCATTCAGCACCATGCACTAACATTGCCTTAATCAACAAAGCTAAGTGAGCATCAGGAATTTGTTCGTTTTCGTTCTGAAACATGTCGAGTAAGGTATC includes:
- a CDS encoding ribokinase, with the protein product MSIVCSGSVAYDYLMRFPGRFKDHILPEHLANVSLSFLVDDMTKLRGGIAPNISYSFALLGQKPILFAAVGEDFADYRQWLTEHGVDCAFARVIPGKYTASFFANTDLSNAQIASFYSGAMANSGDIKLSELDPADVELFIISPSDPVAMIGYAKQAKELGIPYAFDPSQQIIRMNKEQLREGIVGAKFLFCNEYEFELLKKHSEWSEAEILSQTEITVITLGEEGSRIIANGTEFLAPIYPAKRIADPTGVGDAYRSGFLTGYYKGFPLEICGKMGALVSTYVLEQVGTQTHSFTIDEFKTRFRERWDDQGALDAL
- a CDS encoding 30S ribosomal protein S20 codes for the protein MANIKSQKKRNKQNEARRLRNRLVRGPMRSALAKARVAVAQSSEDAEALVFNAVRALDRAVQKGVLHKNNAARKKSRLVKKLAAKA
- a CDS encoding arginine--tRNA ligase, whose amino-acid sequence is MFEKEQQELANQVQILSAKAGVPLGAIQWSWIPFSGNWGLSTSFFQPVAVAAKARGEKTNIGQKAQEIAAQVASELSLPIGFERAEAIKGYLNVYFSSKAYARRVIDIVLEEGAAFGRAPRRGRRTMVEFAQPNTHKSFHVGHLRNVILGNVVCNLIDAGGDDVVRTTYLGDIGLHVIKWMWCYLKYHAGEKPTGDITRWMGDLYTEASQRAESEPGADGEIRELFARWDRRDPEIVALWKETRQWSVDGFEEIFKTLGVGFDHYYFESDVEDSGKVVVDELIERGIADDERPENAVVVKLDEKYGTKDKYRVLVVLRSDGTSLYATKDLALAIQKFAEFKLDRSVYVIDVRQSLYLTQVFKTLELMGYSWTKDCYHLSYEIVNLPGNVTMSSRDGTVVFLNDLLAEAKARALEIVREKNDALSEAEKVRVAELVALGALKYSMVSRDNTKIVTFDWASALDFNGQAAPYIQYAAVRANSILKRTEAPFPESAPLTYDLSEVEIELIDLMTRLPKEILRSANEMKPLYVASLAFDLAKTFNEFYRVCPVMKAKGSVRDFRLRLTAAARQAIVNSLAVLGIETPDVM